Proteins from a single region of Candidatus Saccharibacteria bacterium:
- a CDS encoding ribonuclease HII, with protein sequence MIVGIDEVGRGAWAGPMAVGAVLLGGASIEGLTDSKKLTKKQRERLDIEIRQKALAIGIGWVSARTIDEIGLSAALKLAAMRALAHIRGDYKEIIIDGTIRLVDDPRVTLMAKADLLVPSVSAASIVAKVARDNYMKHIDKVFPGYKFGSHVGYGTASHRAAIQEKGVSPIHRLSYAPLKQYQATPRIAPAPSVRTTKQIGDTAEKVVEAHLASVGHVILARNWRTKYCEIDIVSRLGDTVYFTEVKYRKTDNQGGGLAAITAKKQRQMAFAAEFYATKNNMSATDMRLAAADVAGRVPTLKTFLELG encoded by the coding sequence ATGATTGTGGGGATAGACGAGGTTGGCCGAGGGGCCTGGGCTGGGCCTATGGCCGTGGGTGCGGTACTTTTGGGCGGCGCCTCTATTGAAGGCCTTACAGACAGTAAAAAGCTAACGAAAAAACAGCGCGAGCGCCTTGATATCGAAATACGACAGAAAGCGCTTGCTATTGGAATTGGCTGGGTGAGTGCGCGGACTATCGACGAGATAGGACTTAGCGCGGCGCTAAAATTAGCAGCAATGCGAGCCTTGGCGCATATACGCGGCGACTACAAAGAGATTATTATCGACGGCACGATCCGGCTTGTTGATGATCCGCGGGTAACGCTTATGGCCAAGGCGGATTTACTGGTGCCGAGCGTATCGGCTGCTTCTATTGTCGCTAAAGTGGCGCGGGATAATTACATGAAACATATTGATAAGGTGTTTCCAGGATACAAGTTTGGCAGTCATGTAGGATATGGCACGGCTAGCCACCGCGCTGCAATACAAGAAAAAGGCGTTTCGCCGATTCACCGTCTTTCGTACGCACCGCTTAAACAATATCAAGCTACTCCACGGATTGCTCCTGCGCCCAGTGTTCGCACGACAAAGCAAATAGGCGATACTGCTGAAAAAGTCGTTGAAGCACATCTTGCAAGTGTAGGCCATGTGATATTGGCGCGTAATTGGCGAACCAAGTACTGTGAAATCGATATTGTCTCGCGACTTGGTGATACGGTGTACTTTACAGAGGTAAAGTATCGAAAAACCGACAATCAGGGTGGAGGGCTTGCCGCAATTACAGCTAAAAAGCAGCGACAAATGGCATTTGCTGCCGAGTTTTATGCAACGAAAAACAACATGAGTGCGACAGACATGCGACTGGCTGCGGCCGACGTTGCCGGCCGCGTTCCGACGCTAAAGACTTTTCTAGAGCTTGGCTAG
- a CDS encoding M1 family metallopeptidase — protein sequence MQTVSRLITQFVPEHYQLSLNHDRIGRTFSGTVSINGSSPDSTGEIKVHAKDLTIESVTVDGKEADFNQGENDEISIIHPDIHAGRHIVAIGFSGTITDGMHGLYPCYYEHDGVKKELLATQFESHHAREVFPCIDEPEAKATFDVALTTEQDIVVLGNMPIKQQQIENDKLVTHFDTTPRMSVYLLAWVAGELHKKTAVTKQGVEVNVWATPAQPASSLDFALDSAVETIDFFNEYFGTPYPLPKSDHVALPDFSSGAMENWGLITYREVALLVDPETTSVSSKHYVAGVVAHELSHQWFGNLVTMKWWNNLWLNESFANLMEHLAPDALHPDWSVWLDFVTTESIYALRRDSLEGVQPVQTEVNHPDEISTLFDGAIVYAKGGRLMRMLQQYIGDEAFQKGLASYFAKYKYGNTTGDDLWNELSDASGENIGDFMNTWISQSGYPVVTVSQNGDMLTLSQQQFFVGPHEPSSKLWPIPLKASSTDVPQMLTTKEITVKHTSSEPLRLNVGSTAHFITQYDGDLLSQLIQQVENGELDVVDRLQLLHEQTLLARGGLVSTASLIPLLDAYKNETAEAVWDIISLAINELKKFVETDKDAERKLRSLSGTIARKQYNRLGWDAKENESETDTKMRATIIGMMIYSEDADVLATAKELYASKSLEELDAELRALIVGTAVRHGETSELVDTLIEKYGKTPSPDLQQDIASGLTSTKNEVTISKLLDLIKQGTIVRSQDATHWLVWLMRNRSGRAIAWQWLQDNWKWIEQTFSGDKSYDDFPRYAAGSLMTRNQLEEYKAFFSPMIDVPALTRVITIGIGEIEGRVQLIERDGPEVREALAKL from the coding sequence ATGCAAACTGTTTCTCGCCTTATTACCCAATTCGTCCCCGAACATTACCAACTCTCGCTAAACCACGACCGCATAGGCCGTACTTTTAGCGGCACGGTTTCTATTAACGGATCTTCGCCCGATTCTACTGGCGAGATTAAAGTTCACGCAAAAGATCTGACAATTGAATCCGTAACGGTCGATGGCAAGGAGGCTGATTTTAACCAGGGCGAGAACGATGAAATAAGTATCATTCACCCGGATATTCACGCAGGCCGCCATATTGTCGCCATTGGCTTTAGTGGCACTATAACTGATGGTATGCATGGTCTTTACCCTTGCTACTATGAACACGACGGTGTAAAAAAGGAGCTTTTGGCGACGCAATTTGAAAGCCACCATGCGCGCGAGGTTTTTCCATGTATCGATGAGCCTGAAGCAAAGGCAACGTTCGACGTAGCGCTTACGACAGAGCAAGATATTGTTGTACTTGGAAATATGCCTATCAAGCAACAGCAAATCGAGAACGACAAACTTGTCACGCATTTTGATACAACACCACGCATGAGCGTGTATCTTTTGGCGTGGGTAGCGGGCGAACTCCACAAAAAAACCGCCGTTACAAAGCAAGGTGTTGAGGTGAACGTATGGGCCACGCCAGCACAGCCTGCTAGCAGCCTTGATTTTGCACTCGACAGCGCCGTGGAAACTATCGATTTCTTTAACGAATATTTTGGCACACCTTACCCATTGCCAAAGTCTGACCATGTCGCGCTTCCAGATTTCAGCTCGGGAGCCATGGAAAACTGGGGACTTATCACCTACCGCGAGGTTGCCCTTTTGGTCGACCCCGAGACTACGAGCGTTAGCAGCAAGCACTACGTTGCGGGTGTTGTTGCACACGAGCTGAGTCACCAGTGGTTTGGCAATCTCGTCACAATGAAATGGTGGAATAATTTGTGGCTTAACGAAAGCTTCGCTAACCTTATGGAGCACCTTGCGCCCGACGCTCTCCATCCAGATTGGAGCGTATGGCTCGATTTTGTTACAACCGAATCTATTTATGCGCTTCGCCGCGATAGCCTTGAGGGCGTTCAACCCGTTCAAACAGAGGTTAATCACCCAGATGAAATCAGCACGCTGTTCGACGGTGCAATCGTGTACGCCAAGGGTGGCCGTCTTATGCGCATGCTTCAGCAATATATTGGCGATGAAGCCTTCCAAAAGGGCCTTGCGTCGTACTTTGCAAAGTACAAATACGGCAATACCACTGGCGATGACCTATGGAACGAATTAAGCGACGCCAGTGGCGAAAATATCGGAGATTTCATGAATACCTGGATATCGCAATCGGGATATCCTGTCGTCACGGTTTCACAAAACGGCGACATGCTAACACTCTCTCAGCAACAGTTCTTTGTGGGACCTCACGAACCCTCAAGCAAGCTGTGGCCGATTCCGCTCAAAGCGTCATCGACCGATGTCCCTCAGATGCTCACTACTAAAGAGATCACTGTTAAACATACATCGAGCGAACCCCTGCGTCTTAACGTTGGCAGTACCGCGCATTTTATTACCCAGTACGACGGCGATCTACTTTCGCAGCTCATTCAGCAGGTTGAAAACGGAGAGCTCGATGTCGTTGATCGGCTTCAGCTTCTTCACGAACAAACGCTCCTTGCACGGGGCGGCCTTGTTTCTACCGCGTCGCTTATTCCCTTGCTAGACGCTTACAAAAACGAAACGGCCGAGGCGGTGTGGGATATTATCTCGCTTGCAATCAACGAACTAAAGAAATTCGTTGAAACCGACAAAGACGCAGAGCGCAAGCTTCGCAGTTTGTCAGGAACCATAGCACGAAAACAATACAATCGCCTAGGCTGGGATGCTAAAGAAAACGAGTCAGAGACCGACACAAAAATGCGTGCGACAATTATTGGTATGATGATCTACAGCGAAGATGCCGATGTGCTTGCCACCGCAAAAGAGCTGTATGCCTCGAAGAGCCTCGAAGAGCTCGACGCCGAACTGCGCGCACTTATTGTTGGTACAGCCGTTCGCCACGGCGAAACAAGCGAGCTAGTCGACACGCTGATCGAGAAGTACGGCAAGACTCCATCACCCGATCTTCAACAAGATATTGCAAGCGGACTTACCTCAACTAAAAATGAGGTCACGATCAGCAAACTGCTTGATCTTATAAAACAAGGGACGATCGTACGCAGCCAAGACGCCACGCATTGGCTGGTGTGGCTTATGCGAAACCGCAGTGGACGCGCAATTGCATGGCAGTGGCTTCAGGATAACTGGAAATGGATTGAACAAACATTTAGTGGCGATAAGAGCTACGACGATTTTCCTCGTTACGCAGCTGGGTCGTTAATGACGCGAAACCAGCTAGAAGAATACAAGGCGTTCTTTAGCCCCATGATTGATGTTCCTGCTCTTACCCGTGTCATAACAATCGGCATAGGCGAGATTGAAGGCCGAGTACAGCTTATCGAGCGCGATGGCCCCGAGGTTCGAGAAGCCCTAGCCAAGCTCTAG
- a CDS encoding HNH endonuclease gives MKRTYRIRRFVAVIVATIGLGAIIFTHPDLQQPMAPQATENQAASEAQTALDTLEVKGRAPKTGYERSQFGDGWASSGGCDTRNSILRRDLSNVAMNEKCQVVSGTLNDPYTGKVIMFTRGETSSQSVQIDHVVALSDAWQKGAQQLSYERRKELANDPLELLAVEGAANMQKSDGDAATWLPPNKPFRCQYVARQIAVKKKYSLWVTAAEKDAMVRVLVACPAQGLPK, from the coding sequence ATGAAACGCACCTACCGTATCCGACGCTTTGTTGCGGTGATTGTAGCGACGATTGGACTCGGCGCTATTATTTTTACGCACCCCGATTTGCAACAGCCCATGGCGCCGCAGGCAACCGAAAATCAGGCAGCTAGCGAAGCGCAAACGGCACTAGATACACTAGAGGTAAAGGGGAGAGCGCCAAAAACCGGCTACGAACGCTCGCAGTTTGGTGATGGCTGGGCAAGCAGCGGCGGATGCGACACGCGAAACAGTATCTTGCGCCGAGATTTGAGTAATGTGGCGATGAATGAAAAATGCCAAGTTGTCAGTGGTACACTAAACGACCCATATACTGGCAAGGTAATTATGTTCACACGTGGCGAAACATCTAGCCAATCGGTGCAGATCGATCATGTGGTGGCACTTAGCGACGCGTGGCAGAAAGGTGCGCAGCAATTGTCGTACGAGCGTCGTAAAGAGCTGGCAAACGACCCGTTGGAACTTTTGGCGGTAGAGGGCGCGGCGAATATGCAAAAATCAGATGGCGACGCGGCGACGTGGCTTCCACCAAATAAACCGTTTCGTTGTCAGTACGTGGCTCGGCAAATCGCCGTAAAAAAGAAATACAGCCTGTGGGTGACGGCTGCAGAAAAAGATGCAATGGTTCGTGTATTGGTGGCATGTCCTGCGCAAGGCTTGCCAAAGTAA
- a CDS encoding GtrA family protein, whose amino-acid sequence MTRLLRKIGITPERYRYMLIGAGMTGGNALILALFVSVMGVAPVTANWARTIVSNQIQFCLNRWCIDPAQRKLPFWPQWRRHHVLKAGTMIASQCLFWVLVAALSVPYMWAYLICCITIGFLNMTGTFRYVFRSRPKPKSA is encoded by the coding sequence ATGACCCGATTGCTACGTAAGATCGGCATAACGCCCGAGCGGTATAGGTACATGCTGATCGGCGCAGGCATGACGGGCGGCAACGCTCTCATCCTTGCACTATTCGTCAGCGTCATGGGAGTTGCTCCCGTGACCGCCAACTGGGCACGAACAATCGTATCGAACCAGATACAGTTCTGCCTCAACCGGTGGTGTATCGATCCCGCACAGCGCAAGCTGCCATTCTGGCCGCAGTGGCGCCGCCACCACGTCCTCAAGGCAGGCACCATGATCGCCAGCCAATGCCTGTTCTGGGTGCTGGTGGCAGCGTTGAGCGTCCCATACATGTGGGCGTATCTGATCTGCTGCATTACGATCGGCTTCTTGAATATGACCGGCACGTTCCGGTACGTGTTCAGGAGTCGGCCCAAGCCAAAATCGGCGTAA